The following proteins are co-located in the Silene latifolia isolate original U9 population chromosome 1, ASM4854445v1, whole genome shotgun sequence genome:
- the LOC141655861 gene encoding uncharacterized protein LOC141655861: MADVRSFLGLAGYYRRSVKDFFEVARPLTALMRKENRLERSKKITRWCTAVADGGASRFTVGEDDGLKFDGRWCVLVDEEMKRNILTEAHSTPYSVHPGGDKLYKDLKKSFQWPWMKKEVAEFVLRCLTCQRVKGEHKRPQGKVQSLDVPEWKWESIFMDFIIGLPRTQKGNNMIWVIVDRLTKTAHFIPMKDTWSKAELAKAYVRNIVKLHGTPKILVLIVTRGLFLSSGKSCKSVWYVSDPTNVLAAEIVEMDENLSYVEVAKDILDKKVRKTRNGEIALVKVLWANHNVEEATWEAEAEIKEKYPHLFA, encoded by the exons ATGGCTGACGTACGAAGTTTTCTAGGGTTGGCTGGTTACTACAGGAGATCTGTGAAGGATTTCTTTGAGGTAGCTAGGCCTTTGACtgctttgatgaggaaggagaacag ATTAGAGAGAAGCAAAAAAATAACCCGGTGGTGCACGGCCGTGGCTGACGGCGGGGCGTCGCGGTTCACCGTGGGGGAGGATGATGGGTTGAAgttcgatgggagatggtgtgtacttGTTGATGAGGAAATGAAAAGAAATATTTTGACTGAAGCACATTCTACGCCATATTCTGTGCATCCTGGAGGAGATAAATTGTATAAAGATTTAAAGAAATCATTCCAGTGGCCTTGGATGAAGAAGGAGGTTGCTGAATTTGTTTTAAGATGTTTAACTTGTCAAAGGGTGAAAGGAGAGCATAAGAGACCACAGGGTAAGGTACAGTCTTTAGATGTGCCTGAATGGAAGTGGGAGAGcatttttatggattttattaTAGGTTTGCCTCGTACCCAGAAGGGcaataatatgatttgggtgatagtagatCGTCTGACTAAGACTGCACACtttattcctatgaaagatacttggagtaaggctgAGTTGGCTAAGGCTTATGTGAGAAATATTGTGAAGCTGCATGGAACCCCAAAGATATTGGTTCTGATTGTGACTCGAGGTTTATTTCTAAGTTCTGGCAAGAGTTGCAAGAGTGTatgg tatgtgagtgatccgacTAATGTGTTAGCAGCAGAGATAGTTGAGATGGATGAGAATTTATCTTATGTGGAGGTGGCTAAGGATATTTTGGACAAAAAAGTGAGGAAGACGAGAAATGGTGAGATTGCATTGGTGAAAGTTCTTTGGGCTAATCATAATgtagaggaagctacttgggaagcAGAAGCTGAGATAAAAGAGAAGTATCCCCATTTATTTGCTTAA